One Epidermidibacterium keratini DNA segment encodes these proteins:
- a CDS encoding NADPH:quinone oxidoreductase family protein translates to MRRWEVGELGDPPSVARLVEVAEPSRGAGRALVRIEAACIGFPDYLMMQGLYHDKPELPFGIAGEAAGTVVDSDINGIEVGERRLVLADAKGAGLLTDLVSSDADHLLPIPADMPPEHAATLFAAYQTSYVGLFRRARLEAGETVLIHGATGGVGMAAVQLAKAAGAFVIAVVGGPQKVDAARDFGADEVIDHRTADFVERVRELTDGRGVDVAYDPVGGEVFDATRRVMAVEGRLLVVGFAGGTIPSAPANHALLKNYSVVGFRMRPFREDLAYRDEVHEQLLQWYAEGKIRPRVHVFEFEELPEALTEIGTRQVIGRVVLRT, encoded by the coding sequence ATGCGCCGGTGGGAGGTCGGAGAGCTCGGTGACCCGCCGTCGGTCGCGCGGCTGGTCGAGGTGGCCGAGCCGTCGCGCGGGGCGGGGCGTGCGCTGGTGCGGATCGAGGCCGCGTGCATCGGTTTTCCGGACTACCTGATGATGCAGGGGCTCTATCACGACAAACCCGAGCTGCCGTTCGGGATTGCCGGGGAGGCCGCCGGCACCGTGGTCGATAGCGACATCAATGGCATCGAGGTGGGGGAGCGGCGGCTGGTGCTCGCCGATGCCAAGGGTGCCGGGCTACTGACCGATCTGGTGAGCTCAGACGCCGACCATCTGCTGCCGATCCCGGCTGACATGCCGCCGGAGCACGCGGCGACCTTGTTTGCGGCGTACCAGACGTCGTACGTCGGGCTATTCCGTCGCGCCCGGCTTGAGGCCGGGGAGACGGTGCTGATCCACGGTGCGACCGGCGGGGTGGGCATGGCTGCCGTGCAGCTCGCCAAGGCGGCCGGCGCGTTTGTGATCGCGGTTGTGGGTGGGCCGCAGAAGGTCGATGCCGCAAGGGATTTTGGTGCCGACGAGGTCATCGACCACCGCACGGCCGACTTCGTCGAGCGCGTGCGCGAGCTGACCGATGGTCGCGGTGTGGACGTCGCTTACGACCCCGTGGGCGGCGAGGTGTTTGATGCGACTCGCCGGGTGATGGCGGTCGAGGGCCGGCTGCTGGTGGTCGGGTTTGCCGGCGGGACGATCCCCTCGGCACCGGCCAACCACGCGCTGCTGAAGAACTACAGCGTCGTCGGCTTCCGGATGCGTCCGTTCCGCGAGGATCTCGCGTACCGCGACGAGGTGCACGAGCAGCTCCTGCAGTGGTACGCCGAGGGCAAGATCCGCCCGCGCGTGCACGTGTTTGAGTTCGAAGAACTTCCGGAGGCGCTCACCGAGATCGGCACCCGCCAAGTCATCGGCCGCGTAGTCCTCCGCACCTGA
- the map gene encoding type I methionyl aminopeptidase, translated as MIEYLSPKEIEQMRPAGAFVADVLSTLQREVTVGTNLLEIDERAHEMIRERGAVSCYIDYHPSFGARPFGKVICTSVNDAVLHGLPHDYKLRDGDLLSLDFAVSVDGWVCDSAVSFTVGTPKPGDQQLIDITARALDAAIEQAQAGNRVGDLSAAIGGVLRGAGYAVNTDFGGHGVGSTMHGDPHVPNDGRAGRGMKLTPGLVIAIEPWVMAGTDQLVMDPDGWTLRSADQSRTAHSEHTVAITEDGPIVMTARGSR; from the coding sequence GTGATCGAGTACCTCAGCCCCAAAGAGATCGAGCAGATGCGCCCGGCCGGCGCGTTTGTCGCCGACGTGTTGTCGACGCTGCAGCGAGAAGTCACGGTCGGCACCAACCTGCTGGAGATCGACGAGCGCGCGCACGAGATGATCCGCGAGCGCGGCGCCGTCTCCTGCTACATCGACTACCACCCGTCGTTCGGCGCGCGCCCGTTCGGCAAGGTCATCTGCACCTCGGTCAACGACGCCGTACTGCATGGACTCCCGCACGACTACAAGCTGCGCGACGGCGACCTGTTGAGCCTGGACTTCGCGGTCTCGGTCGACGGCTGGGTGTGCGACTCGGCGGTGAGCTTCACGGTGGGTACGCCGAAGCCCGGCGACCAGCAGCTGATCGACATCACCGCGCGGGCGCTGGATGCGGCGATCGAGCAGGCGCAGGCCGGCAACCGGGTCGGCGACCTCTCGGCTGCGATTGGCGGCGTACTGCGCGGCGCGGGGTACGCCGTCAACACCGACTTCGGCGGGCACGGCGTGGGCAGCACGATGCACGGCGACCCGCACGTTCCTAACGATGGACGCGCCGGACGCGGCATGAAGCTGACCCCCGGCTTGGTCATCGCGATCGAGCCGTGGGTGATGGCCGGAACCGACCAGCTGGTCATGGATCCGGATGGCTGGACGCTGCGCAGCGCCGACCAGTCGCGTACGGCGCACAGTGAGCACACGGTCGCGATCACCGAAGACGGCCCGATTGTGATGACGGCACGCGGCTCGCGCTAA
- a CDS encoding MFS transporter has translation MPHAAETHQPSKGELRRILIAICTTQIVSWGVLYYAFPVMLDAITADTGWSATSASAAFSTGLIVSALIGVPTGWLLERYGPRVVMTAGSALAAPCAVLIALAPNIAVFTIGWLLAGLAMAATLYTAAFTAITSWFGAQRLRGITMVTLVGGLSSTVFAPITSFLMDHLTWRETFLVLAGVLAVITIPTHWFGLALPWRPVTRHSSQVDVRSVVRTVRFGGFALGMAVMIFCGFAAAMLIVALSIERGYSRTFGAVLLGLVGVGLVIGRGSYVRLAGRLPVRTRIPVVYICTITAIVLLAVVSGPVGLLAVIATLLGMTRGAGTLLQASFVADMWGTERYGALNGIFSAPMTIGMALAPFGGTAIAEAVGGYSQMMLVLAGIGVITLVAMMLLARGMTEHSSVTSSPG, from the coding sequence GTGCCTCACGCCGCCGAAACCCACCAGCCCTCGAAGGGCGAGCTGCGGCGCATCCTGATCGCGATCTGTACGACGCAGATCGTCAGCTGGGGAGTCCTCTACTACGCGTTCCCCGTCATGCTCGATGCGATCACCGCCGACACCGGGTGGTCGGCGACGAGTGCCTCGGCGGCGTTCTCGACGGGCTTGATCGTCTCGGCGCTGATCGGCGTACCCACCGGCTGGCTGCTGGAGCGCTACGGTCCGCGCGTGGTGATGACGGCAGGCTCGGCGCTCGCGGCGCCCTGTGCCGTGCTGATCGCGCTGGCGCCCAACATCGCGGTCTTCACGATCGGCTGGCTGCTCGCCGGACTCGCGATGGCCGCCACGCTCTATACCGCTGCGTTCACCGCGATCACGAGCTGGTTTGGCGCGCAGCGGCTGCGCGGGATCACTATGGTCACCCTCGTCGGGGGACTGTCCTCAACGGTTTTTGCACCGATAACCAGCTTCCTCATGGACCACCTCACCTGGCGCGAGACCTTCCTCGTGCTGGCCGGCGTACTCGCCGTCATCACCATCCCGACGCACTGGTTTGGGCTGGCGCTGCCGTGGCGTCCGGTCACCCGCCACAGCAGCCAAGTCGACGTGCGGTCGGTGGTGCGCACGGTGCGCTTCGGCGGGTTCGCGCTCGGCATGGCGGTGATGATCTTCTGCGGGTTCGCCGCGGCTATGCTGATCGTGGCGCTGTCGATCGAGCGCGGCTACTCGCGGACGTTCGGCGCCGTACTGCTCGGACTGGTCGGCGTCGGACTCGTCATCGGGCGCGGCAGCTATGTGCGCCTCGCCGGCCGGCTGCCGGTGCGCACGCGGATCCCGGTGGTCTACATCTGTACGATTACGGCGATTGTGCTGCTTGCCGTCGTGTCGGGGCCGGTCGGTCTACTCGCCGTGATCGCGACCCTGCTCGGCATGACGCGCGGAGCTGGCACGTTGCTTCAGGCGAGCTTCGTCGCCGACATGTGGGGGACCGAGCGGTACGGCGCACTCAACGGCATCTTCTCCGCCCCGATGACGATCGGGATGGCGCTGGCGCCCTTCGGCGGTACGGCGATCGCCGAGGCCGTCGGCGGCTACAGCCAGATGATGCTCGTGCTCGCGGGCATTGGCGTGATCACGCTCGTGGCGATGATGCTCTTGGCGCGTGGGATGACCGAGCACTCGAGCGTTACTTCTTCGCCAGGCTGA
- a CDS encoding proline-rich domain-containing protein: MTNPPYPSGPPDPYRDPYGGPPTGDNYVPGQYAGPPTNGYGAPPPTDPYGAPPPTDPYGARPPTAAYEAQPAYGGYDAPPGPGFDGGSWNEPPKKNKQWWLIGGALVALAGIAVAVIILAINSGDDTEAGGGGGDGGGDTTTSQAPEPSPGESMGGQWEVTSTITKLSGVGSLTNSDGDDVGEGDERWNPHTWEINAETCSEESDCVLAISDLYNNDKFDLTLDGDTWSATYDSPFQCSDNSVQTVTVEITISREDGSDELTGQMKTADNGSCGPNDNMKIEEDLSLAKK; this comes from the coding sequence ATGACGAACCCGCCGTACCCTTCTGGACCTCCTGATCCCTATCGTGACCCCTACGGCGGACCGCCCACGGGCGACAACTACGTCCCCGGCCAGTACGCCGGACCGCCGACCAACGGCTACGGCGCTCCGCCGCCCACCGATCCGTACGGCGCTCCGCCGCCCACCGATCCCTACGGGGCCCGTCCGCCCACAGCGGCGTACGAGGCCCAGCCGGCCTACGGCGGGTACGACGCACCGCCGGGACCAGGGTTTGACGGCGGCAGTTGGAACGAGCCGCCGAAGAAGAACAAGCAGTGGTGGCTCATCGGCGGCGCCCTCGTCGCGCTTGCCGGCATCGCGGTCGCGGTCATCATCCTGGCGATCAACTCCGGCGATGACACCGAGGCCGGGGGCGGCGGTGGTGACGGCGGCGGTGACACGACGACGAGCCAGGCGCCGGAGCCGAGCCCGGGCGAGAGCATGGGTGGCCAATGGGAGGTCACCTCGACGATCACGAAGCTCAGCGGCGTCGGCTCGTTGACCAACAGCGACGGCGACGATGTCGGTGAGGGTGACGAGCGGTGGAACCCGCACACCTGGGAAATCAACGCCGAAACCTGCTCCGAGGAGAGCGACTGCGTACTCGCCATCTCCGACCTCTACAACAACGACAAGTTCGATCTCACGCTCGACGGCGACACCTGGTCGGCGACCTACGACTCACCGTTCCAGTGCAGCGATAACAGCGTCCAGACGGTCACGGTGGAGATCACCATCTCGCGTGAGGATGGCAGCGACGAGCTGACCGGGCAGATGAAGACGGCCGACAACGGCAGCTGCGGACCCAACGACAACATGAAGATCGAAGAGGACCTCAGCCTGGCGAAGAAGTAA